In Fibrobacter sp. UWR2, the following are encoded in one genomic region:
- a CDS encoding glycoside hydrolase family 11 protein has translation MKTLLKYGLIAACALTVNAFAQDFCQTAAHSGSKVEVTSNKVGAFTNGIGYELWNEGGNGGSATFYDDGSFNCQMTGAKDYLCRAGLSFNSDKTHEELGHMKADFKLVKGNLSGIDYSYIGIYGWTREPLVEWYIVDNTGSQYMPGSWVAQGASAKNHGDYEIDGAQYTVYEGDRTSYSIDGDNTYFKQYFSVRKSKRDCGTIDITAHFKKWEELGMKMGKMHEAKILGEAGSNSGANARGEYDFPYAKVYIEGASSSSVAPPSSSVIASSSSTTAIAEIRSMAIGSNTSLVFDAQGKFLSSFETENDASLKTAIKARFHSGVFLVKQGGTVRSISVK, from the coding sequence ATGAAAACACTTCTAAAATATGGCTTGATTGCCGCTTGTGCCCTGACTGTAAATGCCTTTGCTCAGGATTTCTGTCAAACTGCCGCCCATAGCGGATCCAAGGTCGAGGTCACTTCGAATAAAGTAGGGGCGTTCACCAATGGCATTGGCTACGAGCTCTGGAACGAAGGTGGAAACGGTGGCTCCGCGACGTTCTACGACGATGGTTCGTTCAATTGTCAGATGACGGGTGCCAAGGACTATCTGTGCCGTGCTGGTCTTTCTTTCAACAGCGATAAGACCCACGAGGAACTTGGCCACATGAAGGCTGATTTCAAGTTGGTCAAGGGTAATCTTTCCGGAATCGATTATTCCTACATCGGTATTTACGGCTGGACTCGTGAACCCCTGGTGGAATGGTACATTGTGGATAACACCGGTAGCCAGTATATGCCTGGTTCGTGGGTTGCCCAGGGCGCTTCGGCAAAGAATCACGGCGATTATGAAATCGATGGCGCACAGTATACGGTTTACGAGGGAGACCGAACCTCCTATTCCATCGATGGCGACAACACTTACTTCAAGCAGTATTTCAGCGTTCGTAAGAGTAAGCGCGATTGCGGTACCATCGACATTACTGCGCACTTCAAGAAGTGGGAAGAACTTGGCATGAAGATGGGTAAGATGCACGAAGCCAAGATCCTTGGCGAAGCCGGAAGCAATTCGGGTGCAAATGCACGTGGCGAATACGACTTCCCCTATGCCAAGGTCTATATTGAAGGAGCGTCCAGTTCTTCCGTTGCTCCGCCTAGTTCCTCTGTTATTGCCAGCAGCTCGTCGACCACGGCTATCGCTGAAATTCGTTCTATGGCGATCGGCAGCAACACGTCGCTCGTGTTTGACGCCCAGGGCAAGTTCCTCAGTTCCTTTGAAACCGAAAATGACGCCTCCCTGAAAACGGCTATCAAGGCTAGGTTCCATTCCGGCGTCTTCCTGGTGAAGCAGGGAGGAACCGTCCGTAGCATTTCGGTGAAGTAA
- the ybaK gene encoding Cys-tRNA(Pro) deacylase codes for MDIKKTNAARILDRQKISYELIPYKVDENDLGAQHVADSLGEDINQIFKTILVHGDKIGYLVCVVPGNLEVDLKGAAKVSGNKKIDTVPLKDLTPLTGYIRGGCSPLGLKKNFPIFIHETAMQFPFIYVSAGERGLQLKVAPADLVKATRATVGVIARVPPEAPQD; via the coding sequence ATGGATATCAAGAAGACAAACGCGGCACGCATTCTGGACCGTCAGAAAATCAGTTACGAACTCATCCCCTACAAGGTCGACGAGAACGACCTCGGCGCACAACACGTGGCCGACAGCCTCGGCGAAGACATCAACCAAATTTTCAAGACCATCCTCGTTCACGGCGACAAAATCGGTTACCTCGTATGCGTCGTACCCGGGAATCTCGAAGTAGATTTAAAGGGGGCCGCCAAGGTGAGTGGCAACAAGAAAATCGATACCGTCCCGCTCAAGGACCTCACCCCGCTTACTGGCTACATCCGCGGCGGCTGCAGCCCGCTCGGGCTCAAGAAAAACTTCCCCATTTTCATTCACGAAACGGCGATGCAGTTCCCGTTCATCTACGTGAGCGCGGGCGAACGTGGCCTGCAACTGAAGGTTGCTCCCGCCGACCTCGTAAAGGCGACTCGCGCCACCGTGGGCGTGATTGCACGTGTCCCGCCCGAAGCCCCGCAGGACTAA
- the rplT gene encoding 50S ribosomal protein L20, producing MPRAKTRVPSRERRKKILKAAKGFYGRRKSNLRLAIDAVAHAGQYAYAHRRDKKGTFRSLWIVRLNAAVREHGISYSQFIYKLSKAGIQMNRKVLADMAVADPEAFAKVVEVVKAA from the coding sequence ATGCCACGCGCTAAAACCAGAGTTCCTTCCCGCGAACGCCGCAAAAAAATCCTCAAGGCCGCCAAGGGCTTCTACGGCCGTCGCAAGTCGAACCTTCGCCTTGCCATCGACGCAGTCGCCCATGCTGGTCAGTATGCCTATGCTCACCGCCGTGACAAGAAGGGCACGTTCCGCTCCCTGTGGATCGTCCGCCTCAATGCCGCCGTCCGTGAACACGGCATCAGCTACAGCCAGTTCATTTACAAGCTTTCCAAGGCCGGTATCCAGATGAACCGCAAGGTTCTTGCTGATATGGCCGTCGCCGATCCTGAAGCATTCGCCAAGGTCGTCGAAGTCGTGAAGGCTGCCTAA
- a CDS encoding glycoside hydrolase family 9 protein, whose protein sequence is MKKNPFIKKFPAMAVLGAVAFSVPSFAENVFYFNEAGYDSDQPISIVVRSTDNLEGASWTLWYDPDGDMTGASVASGKFDKGEDPDNWAKSGKYYTIKLADKPAYSGSFHVEVTAGSPSSSQKFFIGDKALAQKTLGMVLDYFYDDRAVNENIVREDKNLPVYGSGATRDVHGGWYDASGDVSKYLSHLSYANYLNPQQIPLTVWALAFTAERIPTLLSSTSSKAKTSAEAAYGADFLVRMLDDQGFFYMTVFDKWGNPMDRRELCAFKGSDGIKSADYQTAFREGGGMAIAGLARVSKLGAKGDYTSEQYLAAAEKAFAHLSEKQGIGKSCAYCDDGKENIIDDYTALLAATELYVATGKRDYRMAARDRAQNLSNRLSRDGYFWSDDAKTRPFWHASDAGLPLVALVRFAEIESAVKMADDNNDLDIWGCPDCLSCACHNMLLMDVLNAIERHYNWLVSITNKVENPFGYARQTYKTNNAIKDGFFIPHDNESDYWWQGEDARIASLAAAAVYADRALNGTVADSVQKYAADQLDWILGKNPYATCMMNGIGKKNPEVYNGQSEYDATLKGGIANGITGKNTDGSGIAWDDDGVAYVGFSSLEPWNNWRWIEQWLPHSTWYLMALATRYDEKAEKIQLPVSIKRTVAVSTGFDVKLAGRTLTVNAANAKSAAVTVVGLDGAKVTSGALVAGYATVDLSSVKSGAYLVKVDGFGAKKVLVR, encoded by the coding sequence ATGAAGAAGAACCCTTTTATCAAGAAATTCCCCGCCATGGCCGTTCTCGGTGCCGTGGCTTTCTCTGTACCCTCCTTTGCTGAGAACGTCTTCTATTTCAACGAGGCGGGTTACGATTCTGATCAGCCTATTTCCATCGTGGTCCGCAGCACCGACAACCTCGAAGGGGCCTCGTGGACCCTCTGGTATGATCCGGATGGCGACATGACTGGGGCTTCCGTTGCTTCTGGCAAGTTCGACAAGGGCGAAGATCCGGACAATTGGGCTAAGAGCGGTAAGTACTACACCATTAAACTGGCGGACAAGCCTGCGTATTCGGGCAGCTTCCATGTGGAGGTGACTGCGGGTAGCCCGTCGAGCTCGCAGAAGTTCTTTATCGGCGACAAGGCTCTCGCGCAAAAGACGCTCGGTATGGTTCTCGACTATTTCTACGATGACCGTGCGGTGAACGAAAATATCGTGAGGGAAGACAAGAACTTGCCTGTGTACGGGAGCGGTGCCACGCGTGATGTCCACGGCGGCTGGTACGATGCCAGCGGCGACGTGAGCAAGTACCTTTCGCACCTTTCCTATGCGAACTACCTGAACCCGCAGCAGATTCCGCTGACGGTGTGGGCGCTTGCCTTTACGGCGGAACGTATTCCGACTCTGCTCAGTTCTACCTCTAGCAAGGCGAAAACCTCTGCTGAAGCAGCCTATGGTGCGGATTTCCTGGTGCGCATGCTCGACGACCAGGGATTCTTCTACATGACGGTGTTCGACAAGTGGGGTAACCCGATGGACAGGCGCGAACTCTGCGCGTTCAAGGGTTCCGACGGCATAAAGAGTGCCGATTACCAGACTGCATTCCGTGAAGGCGGTGGCATGGCGATTGCAGGCCTTGCGCGTGTGTCGAAACTCGGTGCGAAGGGAGACTACACCAGCGAACAGTATCTTGCCGCAGCCGAGAAGGCATTCGCTCACTTGTCCGAAAAGCAGGGTATCGGTAAGTCCTGTGCCTATTGCGACGATGGCAAGGAGAATATCATCGACGACTATACGGCTCTCCTTGCGGCGACTGAACTTTATGTGGCAACAGGGAAAAGGGATTACCGCATGGCAGCCCGTGACCGCGCTCAGAACCTTTCTAACCGCTTGAGCAGAGATGGCTATTTCTGGAGCGACGACGCGAAGACGCGCCCGTTCTGGCATGCGAGCGATGCGGGGCTTCCGCTGGTAGCTCTAGTCCGTTTCGCGGAAATTGAATCCGCGGTTAAAATGGCCGACGATAACAATGATCTAGATATCTGGGGATGCCCGGACTGCCTTAGTTGCGCTTGCCACAATATGCTTTTGATGGATGTCCTTAATGCTATTGAAAGGCATTACAACTGGTTGGTTTCTATTACGAACAAGGTTGAAAATCCGTTCGGCTATGCCCGCCAGACATACAAGACGAACAACGCTATCAAGGATGGCTTCTTTATTCCGCACGACAACGAGAGTGACTACTGGTGGCAGGGTGAGGACGCTCGTATTGCAAGCCTTGCCGCGGCTGCGGTATATGCCGACCGTGCTTTGAATGGGACTGTCGCTGATAGCGTGCAAAAATATGCTGCCGACCAGCTTGACTGGATTCTGGGTAAGAACCCGTATGCAACATGCATGATGAACGGTATTGGTAAGAAAAATCCTGAGGTGTACAACGGTCAGTCCGAGTACGATGCAACGCTCAAGGGCGGTATCGCGAACGGCATTACGGGCAAGAATACGGATGGCTCGGGGATTGCCTGGGACGACGACGGCGTTGCCTATGTGGGATTCTCTTCTTTGGAACCTTGGAACAACTGGCGTTGGATTGAACAGTGGCTTCCGCATAGCACCTGGTATCTGATGGCGCTTGCGACCCGCTACGACGAGAAGGCGGAAAAGATTCAGTTGCCCGTATCCATCAAGCGTACAGTTGCTGTTTCGACAGGCTTTGATGTGAAACTTGCTGGCCGTACACTTACGGTGAATGCGGCGAACGCGAAGTCGGCGGCTGTTACTGTAGTTGGGCTTGACGGTGCGAAGGTGACATCGGGTGCGCTCGTTGCCGGCTATGCTACGGTGGATCTTTCCTCGGTGAAGAGCGGCGCCTACCTAGTGAAGGTTGACGGCTTCGGCGCGAAGAAGGTGCTTGTCCGCTAG
- the rpmI gene encoding 50S ribosomal protein L35, protein MPKMKTHSGAKKRFRLTGSGHVKFKRAGMRHIQAKMTTKRKRNLRKGALVKKVDTYHVKRLLVVA, encoded by the coding sequence ATGCCTAAAATGAAAACACACAGCGGTGCTAAGAAGCGCTTCCGCCTGACTGGTTCCGGCCATGTCAAGTTCAAGCGCGCTGGTATGCGCCACATTCAAGCCAAGATGACCACCAAGCGTAAGCGCAACCTTCGTAAGGGCGCTCTCGTCAAGAAGGTCGACACCTATCACGTCAAGCGTCTGCTTGTAGTAGCATAA
- a CDS encoding pitrilysin family protein, with amino-acid sequence MKQLVKKTVLDNGITILTDYMPHAYSVAMGVWIPRGSRHEAKDEYGLSHFYEHLVFKGTENRTALEIARSIEDKGGNLEAYTTRQETGFYAQIERSHLPLAVDVIADMLMHPRMDKKEMEKERRVIIEEIHSYDDIPEEIVGDVFNAIHFKGCGIAHSITGNIKQVKSLTHKQMLKYREQVTSEIPLLICASGKVDHEELVQLCAEKFAQKKCSGVLPADTYRAHNSVKVVQKQDIAQSNLFWGLSFDRNLMDERGRCALSLFNVAMGAGMASRLFQKIREDKGLAYSVYSTADIYRDCTDWGVSLATEPHQLNTALELSLNETRNFLKRGFNKGEFERTKTNILGGMYLGADSPEKRVVRMAEQMLHLGEFHTMEHSEKIIRTMTEDEVVATTNKLFNAAKFSAAVIEPAGRKKTELPVDFF; translated from the coding sequence ATGAAGCAACTTGTAAAGAAGACCGTTCTCGATAACGGCATTACCATTCTAACCGACTACATGCCGCACGCATATTCCGTCGCGATGGGGGTGTGGATCCCGCGCGGGTCCCGCCACGAGGCGAAGGACGAATACGGACTGAGCCATTTCTATGAGCACCTTGTTTTCAAGGGAACCGAGAACCGCACGGCTCTCGAGATAGCTCGCTCCATCGAGGACAAGGGCGGGAACCTGGAAGCCTACACCACGAGGCAGGAAACCGGGTTCTACGCGCAGATTGAACGTAGCCACCTTCCGCTCGCCGTCGACGTGATTGCCGACATGCTCATGCACCCTCGCATGGACAAGAAGGAGATGGAAAAGGAACGCCGCGTTATCATCGAGGAAATTCACAGCTACGACGATATTCCCGAAGAAATCGTGGGCGACGTGTTCAACGCCATCCACTTCAAGGGTTGCGGCATTGCGCATTCCATCACCGGCAATATCAAGCAGGTGAAATCGCTTACGCACAAGCAGATGCTCAAGTACAGGGAGCAGGTCACGAGCGAAATCCCGCTTCTCATCTGTGCCTCGGGGAAGGTGGACCACGAGGAACTCGTGCAACTTTGTGCGGAAAAGTTCGCGCAGAAAAAATGCTCCGGCGTGTTGCCCGCAGACACCTACAGGGCACACAACAGCGTGAAGGTCGTGCAGAAGCAGGACATCGCGCAGTCGAACCTCTTCTGGGGTCTGAGTTTTGACCGCAACCTGATGGACGAGCGCGGGCGCTGCGCCCTCTCGCTCTTCAACGTCGCGATGGGAGCCGGCATGGCAAGCCGCCTCTTCCAGAAGATTCGTGAAGACAAGGGACTTGCTTACTCCGTGTATTCCACTGCGGACATCTACCGCGACTGCACCGACTGGGGTGTATCGCTTGCGACCGAGCCGCACCAGCTGAATACTGCCCTCGAGCTTTCGTTGAACGAGACCCGCAACTTCCTGAAGCGCGGGTTCAACAAGGGCGAATTCGAACGCACCAAGACGAACATTCTGGGCGGGATGTACCTCGGTGCCGATAGCCCCGAGAAGCGCGTGGTCCGCATGGCGGAACAGATGCTGCACCTCGGGGAATTCCACACGATGGAACACTCTGAAAAGATTATCCGCACCATGACCGAAGACGAAGTCGTCGCGACTACGAATAAACTATTCAATGCAGCGAAATTCTCGGCCGCAGTCATCGAACCCGCCGGCCGCAAGAAGACCGAACTGCCGGTTGACTTCTTCTAA
- a CDS encoding glycoside hydrolase family 16 protein: protein MLNKFAATLITVTAASAFFFACSDDSNSSGPADDTSVESSSSSRHSELDPESSSTSSSSSSADGGSLPAMTSSSFTLSSSRHSGLDPESSSSSVTVSSSSDSPYLWNDEFDTIDTTKWTFEIGTGASGWGNNEKQYYTARSENAYVQDGILHIRAKKEDYEGSGYTSARMITKGKFSFTYGTVEARIALPTGKGIWPAFWMLGANIDEVSWPACGEIDIIESINDESVVYGTNHWQFEGSHAEYGNNTGDFHGAKKELDITQFHTYKLTWDEKIIAMYVDDFKYHEISIENNAGGTDAFHKPQFFLLNVAVGGNWPGFEIDDTQFPNEMLVDYIRVTR from the coding sequence ATGCTCAACAAATTCGCAGCGACCCTTATAACCGTCACGGCAGCAAGTGCATTTTTTTTCGCGTGTTCCGACGATTCGAACAGCTCCGGACCGGCAGATGATACATCCGTAGAGTCATCCAGTTCTTCGCGTCATTCCGAGCTTGACCCGGAATCTTCTAGCACATCGTCCTCATCAAGCAGCGCAGATGGCGGGTCCTTGCCCGCCATGACGAGTTCATCATTCACATTATCCTCGTCACGTCATTCCGGGCTTGACCCGGAATCTTCCAGCAGTTCCGTCACAGTTTCCTCCTCGAGCGATTCGCCCTACCTTTGGAACGACGAATTCGACACCATCGACACCACAAAATGGACATTCGAAATCGGCACGGGAGCGAGCGGCTGGGGCAACAACGAAAAGCAGTACTACACCGCGCGCAGCGAAAATGCCTACGTACAAGACGGCATCCTCCACATCCGCGCGAAAAAGGAAGATTACGAAGGTTCCGGCTACACATCCGCCCGCATGATTACCAAGGGCAAGTTCAGCTTCACGTACGGCACCGTCGAGGCCCGCATCGCGCTGCCCACAGGCAAGGGAATCTGGCCCGCGTTCTGGATGCTCGGGGCAAACATTGACGAAGTCAGCTGGCCCGCCTGTGGCGAAATCGACATCATCGAATCCATCAACGACGAGAGCGTTGTCTACGGGACCAACCACTGGCAATTCGAAGGTAGTCACGCCGAATACGGTAACAACACGGGCGATTTCCATGGAGCAAAGAAGGAACTCGACATCACGCAGTTCCACACATACAAACTCACATGGGACGAAAAAATCATCGCGATGTACGTAGACGACTTCAAGTACCACGAAATTTCCATCGAGAACAATGCCGGCGGGACCGACGCCTTCCATAAGCCGCAATTTTTCCTGCTGAACGTCGCCGTGGGCGGAAACTGGCCCGGATTCGAGATTGATGACACGCAATTCCCGAACGAAATGCTCGTCGACTACATCCGCGTCACAAGATAG
- the infC gene encoding translation initiation factor IF-3 — translation MFPNPRDRRMPNRPSDGTRTNEDIHISPIRLVKEDGEAIIIETSKALQMAKDAGLDLVEVSPNAKPPVCRIINYGKYKFEQVKKAKAAKAKQHVVKLKEIKMHPKTAENDYQYRIKQAGEFLQDGMKVKLIMQFRGREMAHMDYGKRLMERAKEDLAPFGDLEMDSRVEGNTMLSIYGPKRGAGSAKKQDQAPKPATEPMAAGEA, via the coding sequence TTGTTCCCTAATCCGCGCGATCGTCGCATGCCCAACCGTCCCAGCGATGGGACCCGTACCAACGAAGATATCCATATCTCCCCGATTCGTCTCGTGAAGGAAGATGGCGAGGCCATTATTATCGAGACGAGCAAGGCATTGCAGATGGCAAAGGACGCCGGACTGGACCTGGTGGAAGTGTCTCCGAATGCAAAACCGCCTGTATGCCGCATCATCAACTACGGCAAGTACAAGTTCGAGCAGGTCAAGAAGGCCAAGGCCGCCAAGGCCAAGCAGCACGTGGTGAAGCTGAAAGAAATCAAGATGCACCCGAAGACTGCCGAGAACGACTACCAGTACAGGATCAAGCAGGCCGGCGAGTTCTTGCAGGACGGTATGAAGGTGAAGCTTATCATGCAGTTCCGTGGGCGCGAGATGGCGCACATGGACTACGGCAAGCGCCTGATGGAACGCGCCAAGGAAGACTTGGCTCCGTTTGGCGATTTGGAAATGGACTCTAGGGTCGAAGGCAACACTATGCTTTCTATCTACGGTCCTAAACGTGGTGCAGGTTCTGCCAAAAAGCAGGACCAGGCACCGAAGCCCGCAACCGAGCCCATGGCAGCAGGTGAGGCTTAA
- a CDS encoding carbohydrate-binding domain-containing protein: protein MKFPYLIPFGIASAMLIACGDDSGVTVPEGVPGEGSVDSSSSIMPGDITSSTNLDPFDTSLVKTPPDLIESSSSNVLPVSSANITPGGNGESADTEEDDVVALDGSETTIIFNATDATVTNDNGCLEKAANAITVKCSGNYYLQGEASNYQVIVSTATTDTGKVDLFLNGVSLKSSDAPIYVQNAEKAELHLVKGTTNSLEDGSTRTQVHTYNGKADTAKAVIYAKDDLSIKGSGSLTVKANYNNGIHTSNDLKIKKSTGTLNVTAQNCGIKGKASLTINGGNITVNASGDGIKSDEDDVTKLAEGKGLVKIAGGTITITSAFDGISASNTVQVTKGETTDEPTIKITAGGGQTCLGNSTGGQGGRGGMGGGFPGGGFGGGNSCSPDSSMKGIKADSNIVIEAGKIDIDSHDDGIHSDGNLTVNGGFASVKTDDDGLLSEKALTIKGGTVEVTMAYEGMEGAEMNFEGGVTSVVTTNDGWNAAGGTSTSTGGNQGGWGGGFGSSDGSKAKVTGGFHYIYVGTGDTDGLDSNGDIDISGGVVVIECRMNGGMGGMVDSDGSTSITGGKLLGFGTNNSEEGTQYSVNFTADNYYGTSDIAFKPSFSGSKMVSNVGQPRVVNSVDGMQKQCFGSSTTNCVYYK from the coding sequence ATGAAATTTCCTTATTTGATTCCGTTCGGGATTGCGTCTGCAATGCTAATCGCCTGCGGCGACGATTCCGGCGTTACCGTACCCGAAGGCGTTCCTGGCGAAGGCTCCGTTGATAGTTCCAGCAGCATCATGCCAGGCGATATTACGTCGTCGACTAACCTGGATCCGTTTGACACGTCGCTTGTCAAAACGCCACCTGATCTTATTGAATCATCCAGTTCCAACGTCTTACCCGTAAGCAGCGCGAACATCACTCCCGGTGGCAACGGAGAAAGTGCCGACACCGAAGAAGATGACGTGGTTGCACTCGATGGTTCCGAGACGACCATCATATTCAACGCCACCGACGCAACTGTTACCAATGACAACGGATGTCTCGAGAAGGCGGCAAATGCAATTACGGTCAAGTGCTCCGGCAACTACTACCTGCAGGGTGAGGCAAGTAATTACCAGGTTATCGTAAGTACCGCTACGACCGACACCGGCAAGGTAGACCTCTTCTTGAACGGTGTCTCGCTCAAGAGCAGCGACGCTCCCATCTACGTGCAGAACGCCGAGAAGGCGGAACTCCACCTGGTAAAGGGCACCACGAACTCGCTCGAAGACGGTTCGACCCGCACACAGGTACATACCTATAACGGCAAGGCCGATACCGCGAAGGCGGTCATCTACGCAAAAGACGACCTGAGCATCAAGGGTAGCGGCAGTCTCACCGTGAAGGCAAACTACAACAACGGCATCCACACGAGCAACGACCTCAAGATCAAGAAGAGCACCGGTACGCTGAATGTTACCGCGCAGAACTGCGGCATCAAGGGCAAGGCCTCGCTCACCATCAACGGCGGAAACATCACCGTCAACGCCAGCGGAGACGGCATCAAGAGCGACGAGGACGACGTCACTAAGCTTGCCGAAGGCAAGGGCCTTGTGAAGATTGCGGGCGGCACCATTACCATCACGTCGGCATTCGATGGCATCAGTGCAAGCAACACTGTGCAGGTGACCAAGGGTGAAACTACCGACGAGCCGACCATCAAGATTACGGCGGGTGGTGGCCAGACCTGCCTCGGCAACAGCACCGGTGGCCAAGGCGGCCGCGGCGGCATGGGCGGTGGATTCCCCGGAGGCGGATTCGGCGGAGGCAACTCCTGCTCTCCCGACTCCAGCATGAAGGGCATCAAGGCCGACTCGAATATCGTCATCGAAGCAGGCAAGATTGACATCGACAGCCACGACGACGGCATCCACAGCGATGGCAACCTTACCGTGAACGGCGGCTTCGCGAGCGTGAAGACAGATGATGATGGCTTGCTCTCCGAAAAGGCATTGACCATCAAGGGCGGCACCGTGGAAGTCACGATGGCTTACGAAGGCATGGAAGGTGCCGAGATGAATTTCGAAGGCGGCGTCACGAGCGTCGTGACCACCAACGACGGCTGGAACGCGGCCGGCGGAACGAGCACCTCTACCGGCGGCAACCAGGGCGGCTGGGGCGGAGGATTCGGCAGCAGCGACGGGAGCAAGGCCAAGGTGACCGGCGGTTTCCATTACATCTACGTGGGCACGGGCGACACCGACGGACTCGACAGCAACGGCGACATCGACATATCCGGAGGAGTCGTCGTCATCGAATGCCGCATGAACGGCGGCATGGGAGGCATGGTCGACTCCGACGGTTCCACGAGCATCACGGGCGGCAAGCTTCTTGGCTTCGGCACGAACAATTCCGAAGAAGGCACGCAGTACAGCGTGAACTTTACCGCCGACAACTACTACGGCACATCGGATATCGCGTTCAAGCCGAGCTTCAGCGGAAGCAAGATGGTATCGAACGTGGGTCAGCCCCGCGTGGTGAACAGCGTCGACGGCATGCAGAAGCAGTGTTTTGGAAGCAGTACCACGAACTGCGTGTACTATAAGTAA
- a CDS encoding pitrilysin family protein produces MSFLPRNFGRLAAVTAAVLSFCVVTHAEVKLDVHKEVLPNGLTVLLHPNKQAPTVSCRLFYVTGSVHEVPGKSGLAHILEHELFKGTNKVGVTDSIADAAFMVREDSLQALIRPAKLAGDTATVKKLTAEHDSLLNEQRKLFVKDELWGAYQSVGGTGLNAFTTDLMTAYIVTLPKDKIELFMWLESDRMQNAVLREFYSERDVVREERRMRYDDKPTGRFFETLNSLIYEAFPYRVPTIGWPSDIMNLTREMADEHYRKYYKPRNAILVLAGDLDTASTMEMVKKYFGNIPAGEAFPPLTIRDPEQVGEKRFKQVRADAPNLYVLVFKTPEVGDTSLYALDIAEGVLNGRSGRLYKRLVEQEKLAVSVSAGNSPNKYVSEFTVRVSMRLGADADKVEKIVWEELEKLKNEPVSEHDFQKVKNHAYAGLVRSFTDMENVATMLAWYEMFGDYHIFLRWAEMLDKVSAADVQKAAKETFVREKSVAGFLLKNDGVVAAKEEKASAKGEAKKAAKAPAKK; encoded by the coding sequence ATGAGCTTTTTACCGAGAAATTTTGGAAGGCTCGCCGCGGTTACCGCGGCGGTTCTTTCTTTTTGCGTTGTAACCCATGCCGAAGTGAAACTGGATGTTCACAAGGAAGTTTTGCCGAACGGCCTTACGGTGCTGTTGCACCCGAACAAGCAGGCCCCTACGGTGAGCTGCCGCCTGTTTTACGTGACAGGCTCCGTGCACGAAGTCCCGGGCAAGTCGGGCCTGGCGCATATCCTGGAACATGAACTTTTCAAGGGCACCAACAAGGTGGGCGTTACCGACAGCATCGCCGATGCGGCGTTCATGGTGCGTGAAGACAGCCTGCAGGCGCTTATCCGTCCGGCGAAACTTGCGGGCGATACGGCTACCGTGAAGAAGCTTACCGCCGAACACGATTCCCTCCTGAACGAACAGCGCAAGCTCTTTGTGAAGGACGAACTCTGGGGCGCATACCAGTCCGTGGGCGGTACCGGTCTCAATGCGTTTACGACGGATTTGATGACGGCCTACATCGTGACGCTCCCGAAAGACAAGATTGAACTTTTCATGTGGCTCGAATCCGACCGCATGCAGAATGCGGTTTTGCGCGAGTTTTATTCTGAACGTGACGTGGTGCGCGAAGAACGCCGCATGCGTTACGACGACAAGCCCACGGGCCGCTTTTTCGAGACGCTCAATTCCCTGATATACGAAGCTTTCCCGTACCGCGTGCCGACCATCGGCTGGCCGAGCGACATCATGAATTTGACCCGCGAGATGGCCGACGAGCATTACCGCAAGTACTACAAGCCCCGCAATGCCATCCTCGTGCTGGCGGGCGACCTGGATACGGCCTCCACGATGGAGATGGTGAAGAAGTATTTCGGGAATATTCCAGCAGGGGAGGCTTTCCCCCCGCTTACGATCCGCGACCCTGAACAGGTGGGGGAAAAGCGCTTTAAGCAAGTGCGTGCAGATGCCCCGAACCTGTATGTCCTGGTGTTCAAGACGCCCGAGGTGGGCGATACGAGCCTCTATGCGCTCGACATTGCCGAAGGCGTGCTGAACGGGCGCTCGGGAAGGCTCTACAAGCGCCTGGTGGAACAGGAAAAGCTTGCCGTGAGCGTGAGTGCCGGCAACAGCCCTAACAAGTATGTCTCGGAATTCACAGTACGTGTGAGCATGCGGCTTGGTGCCGATGCCGATAAGGTCGAGAAGATTGTCTGGGAAGAACTGGAAAAACTCAAGAACGAACCCGTAAGCGAACACGACTTCCAGAAGGTGAAGAACCACGCCTATGCGGGCCTGGTGCGCAGCTTTACCGACATGGAGAACGTGGCGACAATGCTTGCCTGGTACGAGATGTTCGGTGATTACCATATCTTCTTGAGGTGGGCTGAGATGCTCGACAAGGTCAGCGCTGCCGACGTGCAGAAGGCCGCGAAAGAGACGTTCGTGCGCGAAAAGAGCGTGGCGGGTTTCTTGCTGAAGAATGACGGTGTTGTCGCTGCGAAGGAAGAAAAGGCTTCTGCGAAAGGCGAGGCGAAAAAGGCCGCCAAGGCCCCTGCGAAAAAGTAA